A DNA window from Babylonia areolata isolate BAREFJ2019XMU chromosome 28, ASM4173473v1, whole genome shotgun sequence contains the following coding sequences:
- the LOC143301873 gene encoding uncharacterized protein LOC143301873: MKFVILFALVALAAAQHRPNFDHDDPLHHLILQEVRLIISNNQGISVDNCQTKCDALFDLAAGHDEDITDKLCREECAHQLHMRPTDGN; this comes from the exons ATGAAATTCGTCATCCTTTTCGCCCTGGTTGCCTTGGCAGCTGCCCAGCATCGCCCAAACTTTGACCATGACGACCCTCTGC ACCACCTGATCCTCCAGGAGGTGAGGCTGATCATCAGCAACAACCAGGGCATCTCAGTGGACAACTGTCAGACCAAGTGTGACGCCCTCTTTGATCTGGCCGCTGGACACGATGAGGACATCACTGATAAACTGTGTCGTGAGGAGTGTGCCCA TCAACTGCACATGAGACCCACTGACGGCAATTAA